A portion of the Acidisarcina polymorpha genome contains these proteins:
- a CDS encoding FkbM family methyltransferase: MAVAAMGLSAKELTAALEGLFAEGEAAACARERSAFDLSAGSSAKPLVLFGAGQLGRMTLAGLRKVGIEPVAFADNNPRLWNTRVEGVETLSPAEAAARYGAQGNFVITIWGGAGTDRMAQREATLRSLGCQNVIPFQSLFWKHAELLLPHYGVDLPHKVHQQRDEVEEVSHLWSDDASRAEYLAQLQWRLFGDFSALPDPVAHATYFPLDLCPLGDQEVFVDCGAYDGDTIRSFVDQSRNSFKHIYGFEPDPGNFAKLRESISLLPRRDAISLRCAAVGASAGTVTFSANGDQASHIGGGELVVDCVSLDEALSDSEPTYIKMDIEGAELDALNGARGIIERHSPVLAICSYHLQNHLWKVPLLIRSMSDQYSFYLRPHFLEGWDLVTYAIPKRRLRQP, encoded by the coding sequence ATGGCTGTAGCAGCAATGGGACTTTCCGCTAAGGAACTAACGGCCGCGCTGGAGGGGTTGTTCGCCGAAGGCGAGGCCGCAGCATGTGCGAGGGAGCGATCGGCGTTCGATCTGTCCGCAGGATCATCCGCCAAACCGCTGGTTCTTTTCGGCGCCGGGCAACTCGGCCGTATGACTCTGGCTGGTCTGCGAAAAGTTGGGATTGAGCCGGTTGCATTCGCAGATAACAACCCCCGCCTGTGGAACACCCGGGTGGAAGGTGTTGAGACACTTTCTCCAGCAGAGGCCGCAGCGCGATACGGCGCTCAAGGCAACTTTGTGATCACGATCTGGGGAGGCGCCGGCACCGATCGAATGGCCCAGCGAGAAGCAACCTTGCGCAGCTTGGGATGCCAGAATGTCATCCCATTCCAATCGCTCTTCTGGAAGCATGCGGAGTTGTTGCTCCCGCATTATGGCGTCGACCTTCCTCACAAGGTGCACCAGCAACGGGATGAGGTTGAAGAAGTCAGCCACCTGTGGTCAGACGACGCCTCGCGGGCCGAATACCTTGCGCAATTACAGTGGCGCTTGTTCGGTGACTTTAGCGCTTTGCCCGATCCTGTCGCGCACGCAACCTATTTTCCACTTGATCTTTGCCCACTGGGCGATCAAGAAGTCTTCGTCGACTGCGGCGCCTATGACGGGGATACCATCCGCAGCTTCGTCGATCAGAGCCGGAACTCGTTCAAGCACATCTACGGCTTCGAGCCAGACCCGGGTAATTTTGCCAAACTGCGGGAAAGCATATCGTTGCTGCCGCGGCGCGATGCTATCAGCCTGCGATGCGCGGCCGTAGGAGCATCGGCCGGGACTGTGACGTTTTCCGCCAACGGAGATCAGGCGTCGCATATCGGCGGAGGCGAGCTGGTTGTCGATTGCGTCAGCCTGGATGAAGCGCTTTCAGACTCGGAACCGACGTACATCAAAATGGATATAGAGGGCGCTGAACTAGACGCTCTGAACGGCGCCAGAGGTATCATCGAGCGACACTCTCCGGTGCTCGCCATCTGTTCGTATCATTTACAAAACCATCTCTGGAAAGTGCCGCTGCTCATTCGATCAATGAGCGATCAGTACAGCTTTTATCTTCGTCCCCACTTTCTTGAGGGCTGGGACCTTGTCACTTATGCGATTCCTAAACGCAGATTGAGACAACCGTAG
- a CDS encoding D-sedoheptulose 7-phosphate isomerase: MKHIVHEQLGKTIAVLEKVRADETLLGVVAEAAEVTAEAMLKGRKLMVAGNGGSAADSQHLVAEFVSRLVKDRPALRAIALTVDSSILTAVGNDYGYEKCFERQIEALGQQGDVFLGISTSGNSPNVLRALALCRTLGVVTIGFSGNGGGKMAPLCDYNVIVPCDTTMNIQESHLALEHIYCMLVERCYFGAESTLV, from the coding sequence TTGAAACACATCGTTCATGAACAACTCGGCAAGACCATCGCGGTACTGGAAAAGGTCAGGGCCGACGAGACCCTTCTCGGAGTCGTGGCAGAAGCCGCGGAAGTGACGGCAGAGGCTATGTTGAAGGGCCGCAAATTGATGGTCGCCGGCAACGGCGGTAGTGCAGCCGATTCGCAGCATCTGGTCGCCGAGTTCGTCAGCCGCCTAGTAAAAGACAGGCCGGCTCTTCGCGCCATCGCACTCACCGTTGACAGCTCGATCTTAACTGCGGTCGGGAACGACTACGGATACGAAAAGTGCTTCGAACGTCAGATCGAGGCTCTAGGACAACAGGGAGATGTCTTCCTGGGAATCTCCACCTCGGGTAATTCCCCGAACGTGCTGCGCGCCCTCGCGCTCTGCCGCACGCTTGGGGTGGTCACCATCGGCTTCAGCGGCAACGGCGGCGGCAAAATGGCGCCGCTCTGCGACTATAACGTCATTGTTCCTTGCGACACTACAATGAACATCCAGGAATCTCACCTGGCCCTCGAGCACATCTATTGCATGCTCGTCGAACGTTGCTACTTCGGCGCTGAATCAACACTGGTGTGA
- a CDS encoding KdsC family phosphatase: protein MAGEKTAPGQSSSELDDKLRRIKAIAFDVDGVLTDGGMWWGANGEEFKRFSFSDIMGISLARRHGFTLTLISGEDSPLVDRYAAKLKIADVTKGCRDKAAALREFAIKHSLELPEVCFMGDDVNDLPAMSICGLSAAPADARPVVLAKVDFVATSPGGQGAVRELIEALFAVRQTDSATVFANSI from the coding sequence ATGGCCGGTGAGAAGACAGCACCCGGCCAATCCTCAAGCGAGCTTGATGACAAACTGCGGAGAATTAAAGCAATCGCCTTCGACGTGGACGGCGTGCTGACCGATGGTGGGATGTGGTGGGGGGCCAACGGCGAGGAGTTTAAGCGCTTCTCGTTCAGCGATATCATGGGAATCTCCCTCGCTCGACGTCACGGGTTTACGCTCACCCTGATCTCGGGCGAGGATAGTCCTCTCGTCGACCGGTATGCAGCCAAGCTCAAGATCGCGGACGTGACGAAAGGCTGCCGCGACAAGGCAGCGGCGCTTCGCGAGTTCGCCATCAAGCACTCTCTGGAATTGCCCGAGGTCTGTTTCATGGGGGACGACGTCAACGATCTTCCTGCCATGAGCATCTGCGGCCTTTCAGCAGCGCCCGCCGACGCTCGTCCCGTGGTTCTCGCAAAAGTGGACTTTGTCGCAACCAGCCCCGGAGGGCAAGGTGCGGTGCGAGAACTCATTGAGGCACTCTTCGCCGTCCGCCAAACCGATTCGGCGACTGTCTTCGCAAATTCTATTTAG
- a CDS encoding N-acetylneuraminate synthase family protein gives MASTDRVVRIGNKMVGDGHPCYVVAEIGINHNGDLDLAKRLISVAIAAGCDAVKFQKRTVDVVYTAEELAKPRENPFGATNGDLKWGLEFDEEDYAEIDAFCRSAKIPWFVSAWDEASVDLIAENFKVPCFKIASASLTDDNLLRHTRAKGKPIILSTGMSTYAEIDHAVSVLGKEDLILMHATSTYPANYDELNLRAIPTMRERYESLVGYSGHETGIPTSVAASVLGACMVERHITMDRAMWGSDQAASLEPNGITRLVRDIRLCEMSMGDGVKRVYEREVPIIKKLRRVGAAV, from the coding sequence ATGGCTAGTACCGATAGGGTTGTCAGGATTGGGAACAAGATGGTCGGAGATGGGCATCCCTGTTATGTCGTCGCCGAGATCGGCATCAATCATAACGGCGACCTCGACCTGGCGAAGCGTCTCATCAGCGTCGCCATTGCGGCAGGCTGCGACGCGGTGAAATTTCAGAAACGCACGGTCGATGTCGTCTACACCGCCGAGGAGCTTGCCAAGCCTCGCGAAAATCCATTCGGCGCCACGAACGGCGATTTGAAATGGGGCTTGGAGTTCGACGAAGAAGATTATGCGGAGATAGACGCCTTCTGCAGGTCGGCAAAGATTCCCTGGTTTGTTTCCGCCTGGGATGAAGCTTCCGTCGACCTGATCGCTGAAAATTTTAAGGTGCCCTGCTTCAAGATCGCTTCCGCCTCTCTGACCGATGACAACCTGCTGCGGCATACACGAGCGAAGGGCAAACCGATTATTCTGTCGACTGGCATGAGCACTTATGCCGAGATCGATCACGCAGTGAGTGTGCTTGGCAAAGAAGACTTGATCCTGATGCACGCCACCAGTACTTACCCGGCGAACTATGACGAATTGAATCTGCGCGCGATCCCTACCATGCGCGAGCGTTATGAATCGCTGGTCGGGTATTCAGGGCACGAGACAGGCATTCCCACTAGTGTTGCAGCTTCGGTGCTCGGTGCCTGCATGGTTGAGCGCCATATCACTATGGACCGCGCCATGTGGGGCAGTGATCAAGCTGCCTCGCTCGAGCCGAATGGCATAACCCGGCTGGTGCGCGACATCCGGCTGTGCGAAATGTCGATGGGCGATGGAGTGAAGCGCGTCTATGAACGCGAGGTGCCGATTATCAAGAAACTGCGCAGAGTCGGAGCGGCGGTCTAG
- the rfbG gene encoding CDP-glucose 4,6-dehydratase, with protein sequence MVSLWRGRRVFLTGHTGFKGGWLTLWLAKMGAQVRGYALDPSTEPNFFQVAKVNAAIEDIRGDLSDRERLEAALVEFAPEVVFHLAAQPLVRRSYSDPLNTYATNVMGTAHVLEAVRKSPSVRAVVSVTTDKCYENKEWIWPYRETDPLGGHDPYSSSKACAELVCASYRSSFFPVDRLDEHHVAVATARAGNVIGGGDWSADRLVPDLIRGFVKNQPVSIRRPKAVRPWQHVLEPLRGYIQLAEKLFEQKSQFACAFNFGPSGDAWPVERIATKMADAWGKDARWTRDEDPGVHEAGSLRLDSSKARAELNWQTPLGIEAALEWTMDWYRAWHQGRDMYPITLAQIEAYESLA encoded by the coding sequence ATGGTGAGCCTCTGGCGCGGACGGCGGGTTTTTCTAACCGGACATACCGGCTTCAAGGGCGGTTGGCTGACTCTTTGGCTTGCGAAAATGGGCGCGCAGGTTCGCGGCTATGCGCTTGATCCCTCCACAGAGCCAAACTTCTTTCAAGTCGCCAAAGTCAATGCGGCAATCGAAGACATTCGGGGCGATCTTTCCGATCGAGAGAGGTTGGAGGCGGCCCTGGTGGAGTTCGCTCCGGAAGTAGTCTTCCATCTGGCGGCGCAACCTTTGGTTCGCCGCTCTTATTCCGACCCACTGAACACCTATGCTACGAACGTCATGGGCACCGCGCATGTTCTGGAGGCAGTTCGCAAGAGCCCCTCGGTGCGAGCGGTGGTTTCAGTGACCACCGATAAATGCTATGAGAACAAGGAATGGATATGGCCATATCGCGAGACCGATCCGCTTGGCGGCCACGACCCTTATTCTTCAAGCAAGGCTTGTGCAGAATTGGTGTGTGCGAGCTATCGCAGCTCATTCTTTCCAGTCGACAGGCTCGATGAGCATCATGTGGCCGTGGCGACGGCCAGAGCAGGCAACGTGATCGGAGGCGGAGATTGGTCTGCGGACCGGCTGGTGCCCGACCTGATTCGCGGCTTCGTGAAGAACCAACCTGTATCCATTCGCAGGCCTAAGGCCGTTCGACCCTGGCAGCACGTGCTCGAGCCGCTGCGTGGTTATATTCAGTTGGCTGAAAAGCTGTTCGAACAGAAAAGCCAGTTTGCTTGCGCATTCAATTTTGGGCCGAGCGGCGACGCCTGGCCCGTCGAGCGCATCGCAACTAAAATGGCGGATGCCTGGGGAAAAGACGCGCGGTGGACACGCGACGAAGACCCGGGCGTCCACGAAGCGGGCAGCTTGCGCCTGGACTCAAGCAAGGCCAGGGCTGAACTGAACTGGCAGACTCCGCTGGGCATCGAGGCCGCCTTGGAGTGGACGATGGATTGGTACCGGGCTTGGCATCAGGGACGGGACATGTATCCCATCACTCTGGCGCAAATCGAGGCCTACGAAAGCCTCGCATGA
- the rfbF gene encoding glucose-1-phosphate cytidylyltransferase — protein sequence MKAVILAGGLGTRLSEETSVRPKPMVDVGGLPILWHILKIYSQHGINDFIICCGYKGYMIKEYFANYFLHMSDVTFNLRDNQMEVHQSVAEPWNVTLVDTGENTGTAGRLHRVAKYLVNEDAFCMTYGDGVGNVDITASIEFHRSHGKQVTLTAVQPTARFGALGLEETEVYAFQEKPKGEGGWINGGFFVLSSAVFDEIHNDSWMFEREPIESLTAKREVRAFFHHGFWQPMDTLRDKQRLEELWASGEAPWKTW from the coding sequence ATGAAAGCAGTTATTTTGGCAGGGGGACTTGGCACTCGTCTGAGCGAAGAGACGTCGGTGCGTCCGAAGCCGATGGTCGACGTCGGCGGACTCCCCATTCTTTGGCACATTCTGAAGATTTATTCGCAGCACGGCATCAACGATTTCATCATCTGCTGTGGATACAAGGGCTACATGATCAAGGAGTACTTTGCCAACTACTTCCTGCACATGTCCGATGTGACTTTCAACCTGCGCGACAACCAGATGGAAGTGCATCAGAGCGTTGCCGAGCCGTGGAACGTCACGCTGGTCGACACCGGAGAAAATACCGGTACCGCGGGACGATTGCACAGAGTAGCCAAGTACCTGGTGAATGAAGATGCCTTCTGCATGACATATGGGGATGGGGTCGGCAATGTCGATATCACGGCGAGCATCGAATTTCATCGTTCCCACGGGAAACAGGTGACGCTCACCGCCGTACAGCCTACCGCGCGCTTCGGCGCGTTGGGTCTGGAGGAAACCGAAGTCTACGCCTTCCAGGAAAAGCCCAAGGGCGAGGGGGGCTGGATCAATGGCGGTTTTTTCGTTCTGTCGTCGGCGGTGTTTGATGAGATTCATAATGACTCCTGGATGTTTGAACGCGAGCCAATCGAGAGCCTGACCGCAAAGCGAGAGGTGCGCGCCTTTTTCCACCATGGATTCTGGCAGCCGATGGATACGCTCCGCGACAAGCAGCGGCTCGAAGAGCTCTGGGCGAGCGGGGAGGCCCCTTGGAAAACATGGTGA
- the rfbH gene encoding lipopolysaccharide biosynthesis protein RfbH, producing the protein MGDKAQLLREQIRDLTAQYFSEAFPHKDFVPGVSSVPVSGKVIDSDDVSLVIDSALDCWFTTGRFAKEFESKLARFVGVRSASLVNSGSSANLVAVSALTSPKLGNRQLKPGDEVITVAAGFPTTVNPIIQNQLVPVFVDVTVPGYEIDVSQLEAARSEKTKAIVIAHTLGNVFDLDAVTEFARKYNLWLVEDCCDALGSTYRGRKVGTFGDIATVSFYPAHHITMGEGGAVLTDKPALQVLIESFRDWGRDCWCEPGKDNTCGKRFVWQLGTLPCGYDHKYTYSHIGYNLKATDMQAALGVSQIAKLPHFIERRKENFSYLRRALEPLEEFLILPEATPNSDPSWFGFPIGIREGSPIKRDDLTRALESRKIGTRLLFGGNLARQPAYEGRDYRVIGELPNTNFVMNNVFWVGVYPGLTKPMLDFVASTIIDFANAAIPEPAQTGKYN; encoded by the coding sequence ATGGGTGACAAAGCGCAGCTGTTGCGCGAACAGATTCGCGACCTAACGGCGCAATATTTTTCTGAGGCGTTTCCGCATAAGGACTTTGTCCCCGGCGTCTCATCGGTGCCGGTGTCCGGGAAGGTCATCGACAGCGACGACGTCAGTCTGGTGATCGACTCGGCGCTCGATTGCTGGTTCACCACCGGACGCTTCGCCAAAGAGTTCGAGAGCAAGCTGGCCCGGTTTGTCGGTGTCCGTTCGGCCTCGCTGGTGAACTCCGGATCCTCCGCAAATCTGGTCGCGGTCAGCGCACTTACCTCGCCCAAGCTGGGCAACCGTCAACTCAAGCCGGGCGACGAAGTGATTACTGTGGCCGCGGGATTTCCGACGACTGTGAATCCGATCATCCAGAATCAGCTTGTGCCTGTCTTTGTGGATGTCACTGTGCCGGGCTACGAAATTGACGTCAGCCAGCTGGAGGCGGCGCGTAGCGAGAAGACGAAGGCCATCGTGATCGCCCACACGCTAGGCAACGTGTTTGATCTGGACGCTGTGACTGAGTTCGCGCGCAAGTACAATCTATGGCTGGTTGAGGACTGTTGCGATGCGCTTGGGTCAACTTACCGTGGACGCAAGGTGGGAACCTTCGGCGATATTGCGACCGTGAGTTTCTATCCGGCGCACCATATCACCATGGGAGAAGGCGGGGCTGTCCTCACCGACAAACCGGCCCTGCAAGTGCTCATCGAATCCTTTCGCGACTGGGGACGCGATTGCTGGTGCGAACCCGGCAAAGACAACACCTGCGGCAAACGGTTTGTTTGGCAACTGGGGACGCTGCCTTGCGGCTATGACCACAAGTACACCTATTCGCATATTGGCTACAATCTGAAAGCCACTGACATGCAGGCGGCCCTTGGGGTCTCGCAAATCGCCAAGCTGCCGCACTTCATCGAGCGGCGCAAGGAGAACTTCAGCTACTTGCGGAGAGCGCTCGAACCTTTGGAAGAGTTCTTGATTTTGCCGGAGGCGACGCCCAACTCCGATCCATCATGGTTCGGCTTCCCCATCGGCATTCGTGAGGGTTCGCCCATCAAGCGTGATGATTTGACGCGGGCACTCGAAAGCAGGAAGATTGGCACTCGGCTGCTCTTCGGCGGCAACCTCGCTCGCCAACCAGCCTATGAAGGTCGTGATTACCGGGTCATCGGCGAACTTCCAAACACTAATTTTGTGATGAACAATGTATTTTGGGTGGGGGTCTATCCTGGCTTGACCAAGCCCATGCTGGACTTTGTAGCTAGCACGATTATCGACTTTGCCAACGCGGCGATACCGGAACCAGCCCAAACTGGAAAATATAACTAA
- a CDS encoding NAD-dependent epimerase/dehydratase family protein: protein MNSIVQDDIKRILQEPLPWQSFAGAEVLVTGAAGFLPAYMVETLMFLNRFVLSKPAKVSALVRNEERAMARFAEYQGRDDLRILVQNVSDPLRVSTPFDYIIHAASNASPVAYLADPAGTISANMLGTYHLLNAAAQNKACQGFLFFSSGEVYGAVKGGPTPLAENEGGFLDPLGPRACYGEGKRAGETMCASWARQYGVPARIVRPGHTYGPRMRLDDGRVYADFVRDILNGGPINMLSDGSARRPFCYLADATTAFFTVLLKGEAGQAYNVVNPDAECSIAELADRLAVLYKDEGIYVKRFKNPDMNSVQSAHSGTPVSAEKLRSLGWRSRTTIEEGFKRTVDSYRSTEQ, encoded by the coding sequence ATGAATTCCATCGTACAAGACGATATAAAGCGCATTCTTCAGGAGCCTCTGCCGTGGCAGTCCTTTGCTGGGGCGGAGGTTCTGGTGACCGGCGCAGCAGGCTTTTTGCCGGCCTATATGGTCGAGACGCTGATGTTCCTGAATCGGTTTGTACTCTCAAAACCGGCCAAGGTGAGCGCCCTCGTTCGCAATGAGGAACGGGCGATGGCGCGATTCGCCGAATACCAAGGCCGCGACGACCTCCGGATTCTCGTGCAGAATGTCTCCGATCCACTCCGAGTATCGACACCCTTCGACTACATCATTCATGCCGCCAGCAACGCGAGTCCAGTAGCTTACCTGGCAGACCCCGCAGGGACAATCTCTGCGAACATGCTAGGCACCTATCACCTCCTGAACGCTGCCGCTCAGAATAAGGCGTGTCAGGGTTTCTTGTTTTTCAGCAGTGGCGAGGTCTATGGAGCTGTGAAGGGAGGACCGACCCCTCTCGCTGAGAACGAAGGAGGATTTCTTGATCCCCTTGGTCCTAGAGCATGCTACGGGGAGGGCAAGAGGGCTGGCGAGACGATGTGCGCTTCCTGGGCGCGCCAATACGGAGTTCCCGCGCGCATTGTAAGACCAGGTCACACCTATGGCCCCCGAATGCGGTTAGACGATGGTCGGGTTTACGCAGACTTTGTTCGCGACATCTTGAATGGTGGACCGATCAACATGCTAAGCGACGGAAGCGCGCGAAGACCGTTCTGTTATCTTGCGGATGCGACGACGGCCTTCTTTACCGTGTTGTTGAAAGGGGAGGCAGGACAGGCTTACAACGTCGTGAACCCGGATGCCGAATGCAGCATCGCCGAACTCGCCGATCGGTTGGCTGTGCTCTATAAGGACGAGGGAATCTATGTTAAGCGGTTTAAAAATCCCGACATGAATTCTGTCCAGAGTGCGCATTCAGGCACGCCGGTGAGTGCCGAGAAGCTTAGATCCCTAGGGTGGCGATCAAGGACGACGATCGAAGAGGGGTTTAAACGCACAGTGGATAGTTATCGATCAACCGAGCAATGA